A stretch of Synechococcus sp. WH 8020 DNA encodes these proteins:
- a CDS encoding high light inducible protein — translation MMNNTKSRFGFVNFAETWNGRLAMLGFAIGLGTELLTGQGILNQIGL, via the coding sequence ATGATGAACAACACAAAATCACGCTTCGGTTTCGTGAATTTTGCTGAAACCTGGAACGGGCGTCTTGCAATGCTTGGTTTTGCAATCGGCCTCGGGACCGAGCTGCTAACGGGTCAAGGAATCCTCAACCAAATCGGCCTCTAA
- a CDS encoding DUF3104 domain-containing protein: protein MSASLGLEEGPPVSRSSVSGSSQMVGAGAYRDVGWHSKALQFQIRHGLDNWRRRPKKVPSSAGVLVSADRSLQGRSQFSGQAAPAALGVTAGDFVIVQAVHQDAPKADGNWWMGQVLGCDGGFRDPMVNTMLQVSDVDDGFIHWVNGDEVKHIVRSLDGLQLGSHECYQWSKGY, encoded by the coding sequence ATGTCCGCATCGCTTGGCCTGGAAGAGGGGCCACCCGTATCCAGGAGTTCGGTTTCAGGCTCTTCCCAGATGGTTGGCGCGGGAGCATATAGGGATGTTGGTTGGCATTCAAAAGCTCTCCAATTCCAGATCCGTCATGGGCTTGACAACTGGCGCAGGCGCCCTAAAAAAGTGCCTAGCAGTGCAGGAGTACTAGTGAGTGCTGATCGTTCTCTCCAGGGTCGAAGTCAGTTTTCTGGCCAGGCTGCTCCCGCAGCCCTGGGAGTAACTGCTGGCGACTTTGTCATTGTGCAGGCGGTCCACCAGGATGCACCCAAGGCTGATGGCAATTGGTGGATGGGACAGGTGCTGGGCTGTGATGGAGGCTTCAGGGATCCGATGGTGAACACAATGCTTCAAGTCTCAGATGTCGACGATGGCTTCATTCATTGGGTGAACGGTGATGAGGTCAAGCACATTGTCCGATCGCTGGATGGTCTGCAGCTTGGCTCCCATGAGTGCTATCAATGGTCAAAGGGCTATTAA
- a CDS encoding nuclear transport factor 2 family protein — translation MQVTRDYVDNAINLLEIGAIDQFLANFVAEDVQWAITGSSILAGVYTSRAHFIDAAVSRLKSSLDGGIQWKVNNVIVDGAFVVLEMTSKAVAKSGQPYNNQYAWILEFDGKMFHRVRVYFDDVLVDKIIK, via the coding sequence ATGCAGGTCACTCGTGATTACGTTGACAATGCTATTAATCTGCTTGAAATTGGCGCTATTGATCAGTTTTTGGCCAATTTTGTAGCGGAGGACGTCCAATGGGCTATCACAGGCTCAAGCATTCTTGCTGGTGTTTATACATCTAGGGCGCACTTCATTGATGCAGCAGTCTCAAGGCTAAAGTCCTCTTTGGACGGCGGAATTCAGTGGAAGGTAAATAATGTTATCGTTGATGGTGCCTTCGTTGTGCTGGAGATGACTTCCAAAGCTGTTGCTAAAAGCGGGCAGCCTTACAACAACCAATATGCCTGGATATTAGAGTTTGATGGCAAAATGTTTCACAGGGTACGGGTGTATTTTGATGATGTCTTGGTAGACAAAATTATCAAGTAA
- a CDS encoding DUF2808 domain-containing protein, with product MNKAATLSLLFLCAQPLSAHSTELYGQEFFENPPRSISIHNSYSNSYQRSYPVISLELPANAGANLERIALSQITGTERWKWGDKDLTVYSGFYNLRKRGKKGLATIQFDDERGITEIVFSPSVKPGQTISVVIPSINPRQGIYEWSSSFYPESPSLPPSQSQGPVLRLDIYRLNNKF from the coding sequence GTGAATAAGGCTGCCACACTCTCTCTCCTTTTTCTTTGTGCCCAGCCCTTGAGCGCGCATTCGACGGAGCTATACGGTCAGGAGTTTTTTGAAAATCCTCCTAGAAGTATTTCCATTCATAATTCATACTCAAATTCTTATCAGAGATCGTATCCTGTGATCTCATTGGAATTGCCCGCCAATGCTGGAGCAAATCTTGAAAGAATTGCTTTGTCGCAAATTACTGGCACTGAAAGGTGGAAGTGGGGAGACAAGGATCTCACTGTTTATTCTGGATTTTATAATCTAAGGAAGCGGGGAAAAAAAGGGCTCGCAACGATACAATTCGATGATGAACGTGGAATCACTGAGATTGTCTTTAGTCCTTCTGTAAAGCCTGGTCAGACTATTAGTGTTGTGATTCCAAGCATTAATCCAAGGCAGGGGATTTACGAATGGTCGTCCAGTTTTTACCCCGAATCTCCTTCCCTGCCCCCCTCTCAATCTCAAGGACCAGTCCTGCGCTTAGATATTTACAGGCTGAACAATAAATTTTAA
- the def gene encoding peptide deformylase, whose product MSIRSVLRIGHPSLRGRSTEIPDDWFGSQRLQTLIDDLFDTKSACSGAGIAAPQIGEPWRVFVLGMKHNPRYPEAPPLPERVVINPVFKAIGEESTTFWEGCLSVPGLRGEVKRSKYIHLQYQDQDGASHQEELEGFHARAIQHEVDHLDGVFFTDRLTRTVAFGFIDELQAHGLIP is encoded by the coding sequence ATGAGTATTCGAAGTGTCCTGCGAATTGGTCACCCGTCTTTACGCGGGCGCTCGACGGAAATCCCTGATGATTGGTTCGGCAGTCAACGCTTGCAGACGCTGATAGACGACTTATTCGATACCAAATCAGCATGCTCTGGTGCAGGGATAGCGGCACCTCAGATCGGTGAGCCGTGGAGGGTTTTTGTGCTCGGAATGAAGCACAACCCTCGTTATCCCGAGGCTCCTCCATTGCCTGAGCGAGTAGTCATCAATCCTGTATTCAAAGCAATTGGCGAAGAATCGACGACTTTCTGGGAGGGGTGTCTAAGTGTCCCTGGATTGCGTGGTGAGGTAAAAAGATCCAAATACATTCACCTGCAGTATCAAGACCAAGACGGGGCTTCCCATCAGGAAGAATTGGAGGGGTTTCATGCACGAGCTATTCAGCATGAAGTTGATCACTTAGATGGAGTATTTTTCACTGACCGCTTAACCAGAACAGTGGCCTTTGGCTTTATTGATGAGCTTCAGGCTCATGGGCTTATTCCTTGA
- a CDS encoding 4a-hydroxytetrahydrobiopterin dehydratase translates to MNLAKQTCIPCQEGAPKLTEAELADLLPQLPGWEVVDNHHLSRSLRFIDFQTALDWVNAAGAICEVEGHHAEFSLGWAHAEAVIYTHKVDGLTQADAVLAAKLNGIDV, encoded by the coding sequence ATGAATTTGGCAAAACAGACCTGTATCCCCTGTCAAGAAGGTGCTCCTAAGCTCACAGAAGCGGAACTTGCTGATCTGCTGCCTCAATTGCCTGGGTGGGAGGTGGTCGATAACCACCACCTCTCTCGATCACTGCGATTTATCGACTTCCAGACTGCCCTTGATTGGGTGAATGCAGCAGGAGCAATCTGTGAGGTTGAGGGACACCATGCTGAGTTTTCCCTGGGCTGGGCACATGCGGAAGCTGTGATTTACACCCATAAAGTTGATGGCCTAACGCAAGCCGATGCTGTCTTGGCAGCAAAGCTGAATGGAATTGACGTGTAG
- a CDS encoding chlorophyll a/b-binding protein yields MTTASLLAQERYWNDLASEQIRRERLVKAERLNGRLAMLGFVALIATEDLLHQGLLQSLGF; encoded by the coding sequence ATGACAACAGCATCCCTCCTAGCCCAAGAACGCTATTGGAATGATCTTGCATCAGAACAAATCCGACGTGAACGATTGGTCAAAGCTGAACGCCTCAACGGACGTTTGGCAATGCTCGGATTTGTGGCTCTTATCGCCACTGAGGACCTTTTACATCAGGGCCTTTTGCAGTCCTTGGGCTTCTAA
- a CDS encoding YajQ family cyclic di-GMP-binding protein, with amino-acid sequence MASYSFDVVSDFDRQELVNTLDQVRRDVGNRYDLKDSGTEIELAETEVVITTASDMTLQAVEDILRTKATKRDLSLKIFDFQTPEAVGGNRVKQVIQLRKGLSQELAKKLSKMVRDELKKVTVAIQGESLRVTGKSKDDLQAAIQLVKSKEEELDVPLQFENYR; translated from the coding sequence ATGGCGTCATATTCATTTGATGTGGTTTCCGATTTTGACCGCCAGGAGCTGGTCAATACTTTGGATCAAGTTCGACGAGATGTTGGCAATCGCTACGACCTTAAGGATTCAGGTACAGAGATTGAACTGGCGGAAACGGAAGTGGTTATCACCACAGCTAGTGACATGACATTGCAAGCTGTTGAAGATATTTTGAGGACTAAAGCAACGAAGCGAGATCTTTCTCTCAAGATTTTTGACTTCCAAACTCCTGAAGCTGTTGGGGGGAATCGTGTGAAGCAGGTTATTCAATTGCGCAAGGGGCTCAGTCAAGAGCTTGCTAAAAAGCTCAGCAAAATGGTCCGCGATGAATTGAAGAAGGTCACGGTTGCGATTCAAGGGGAAAGCCTTCGTGTCACGGGTAAGAGTAAGGATGACCTTCAGGCTGCAATTCAACTCGTGAAAAGTAAGGAAGAAGAGTTAGATGTTCCGCTTCAATTTGAAAATTATCGCTGA